One window of the Hyla sarda isolate aHylSar1 unplaced genomic scaffold, aHylSar1.hap1 scaffold_3363, whole genome shotgun sequence genome contains the following:
- the LOC130330653 gene encoding histone H2A type 1-like produces MSGRGKQGGKVQAKAKTRSSRAGLQFPVGRVHRLLRKGNYAERVGAGAPVYLAAVLEYLTAEILELAGNAARDNKKTRIIPRHLQLAVRNDEELNKLLGGVTIAQGGVLPNIQAVLLPKKTESSKAAKSK; encoded by the coding sequence ATGTCTGGACGCGGCAAACAAGGAGGGAAGGTTCAGGCTAAGGCAAAGACCCGCTCATCCCGGGCAGGACTCCAGTTCCCCGTCGGTCGTGTGCACAGACTTCTCCGCAAAGGGAACTATGCCGAGAGGGTGGGCGCCGGTGCTCCGGTCTACCTGGCCGCTGTGCTGGAGTATTTAACCGCTGAGATCCTGGAATTGGCCGGTAACGCCGCCCGGGACAACAAGAAGACCCGCAtcatcccccgtcacctgcagctggccgtgcgcaatgacgaggagcTGAACAAGCTGCTGGGTGGGGTGACCATCGCCCAGGGAGGCGTCCTGCCCAACATCCAGGCCGTGCTGCTGCCCAAGAAGACCGAGAGCAGCAAAGCGGCCAAGAGCAAGTGA